The nucleotide sequence CGGTACGTCCTTCAGTACGCTGGGCATCGCGTCATCGACGCCATCCAGAGCGGTGTCTTCCACACGTCGCCGACGGTCTCTCCTGTCGAAGCACCCGGAGCCTGTACGCGCTGTGGGACGACCCCTCTTTTCGAATATGACGAGCATCTCGCGACCGTTTCCTGCCCGGACTGTGAGACCAAACGCATCGAATATCCGTTCGATCCCGGTGGATTCCAGGGTCGGTCGATCGAAGAGGCAATCGAGACGTTCGACCGCCGGACAACGTACAAGTGGCGACTGGCTTCGAGTGGCGTCTGTTTCGTCTGTGCTGGTCGCGTGTCCGTTACATACACCCAGACCGCTGCCGACATCGAAACCAACGACCGCTACCGTACTTTCTTCGCCGCTGATCACCCCGCCCTCTTCCATCTCAGCTGTCAGAACTGTAGCTTCTACAGCTACATTCCGGTTGGTATCCGTCTCTTAGATAATCCGGTTGTGGGTGGCCAACTTGCTACGAGCGGACTCGATACGACCGACCAGTTTCTCTGGGAGTTTCCCTTCGTTACAGACGGGGAATGCGTCACCGTCCAGAGTCGTGACCCATGGGAGGTCACCGTCGAAGCACCGACACCCAACGGCAAACTCGCTGTCACGCTCGATGCGGACGCCACCGTCCAGTCCGTCACGCTCGAACCGTGACCGAGCGCGCCAGGTATTGTGCATGATACCTAGCCTCTTGTATTCTACCTGAAAGATTAGGCGGGGCGCTCGGTAGGTCTACGTGGTATGTGCGACCCAGCGATTCACCACCGTATCGGCACTCGAACCAGCAACTACGGCAACCACTCCGGAGGAACGTGGCGACGGGAAAACTCGTAGATGGCACGTGGGTAGAGGCTCCCGAGCGCGGACACGACGATCGGGGATTCGACGCGTGGATCGGTCGGACGAACGGAGACGGTGAGCCCGAGTATCCGGCTGAACCGGATCGATACCACCTGTACGTTTCTCGGGCGTGCCCGTGGGCACACCGTGTAGCACTTACGCGCCGTCTGAAAGGACTCGAAGACGTGATTTCGGCCGATATCGTCGATCCGCTCCGCCGAGACAACGGCTGGGAATTCACCCCATCGAAACGGACCTGCACACCGGACTCGGTACACGGATTCGAGTATCTCCGCGAGATTCACACGCAAGCTGATCCGGGATACACGGGACGTGTGACCGTCCCTGTCCTCTACGATACTGCCACCGAAACCATCGTCAACAACGAGTCTGCCGATATCGCTCGGATGCTCGACGAGGCCTTCGACGCCGACGCCACCAACGATGTTGATCTGTCTCCCCCACACAAACGAGGCGAAATTGACGCGATCATCGAGTCGATCCACGACGACATCAACCCGGGTGTGTACAAAGCCGGGTTCGCGGACACACGAGATGGGTACGAGACAGCTGTCCGAAATCCCTTCGACGCGCTCGAACAGTGGGATAGTGTCCTCGGAGTTCGCCGATTTCTCGCCGGCGACCAACCGACACTTGCCGATGTGTTCCTGTTCCCGACGCTCTATCGCTTCGGCGCCGAACTCCGCTCGGAGCGATTTCTCGATGGGAGCCCTGGTTGACGCCGGCGATAACTCTGGATCGAGTGCGAAGACACATATGGCGTCAGAGTCCCAGTTCATACATGAGCGAAACGAATAATAAGGGCCAAGAGCGGGTCGTAACCGGCATTCCGGGCGTGGACGATATTCTCGGCGGCGGCTATCTCCCCGAGTCCGCCACGCTCGTGCGAGGCGAACCCGGCTCTGGTAAGTCGATCTTTTCGTTACACTTTCTCGCTGCTGGTCTGGATACGGACGAGACCGGGCTGTACATCAACCTTGGCGAACCGGAGGACTACATTCGGGATACTGCCCGGCACTTCGGCTTCGCTATAGATGCGATCGAATTCCTCAACCTCTCTGCCTCCGGCGACCAGTTTCAGGGCGAGGAGACGTACACCCTGTTCGAGTCCGGTGAAGTGGAAACGCCCTCGCTCGTCGAGAGCATTCGCGCGGAGATCCAGGAGATCAACCCGGATCGGGTCGTGGTGGATCCGGTCACCGAATTCCGGTATCTCGCCCCCGACGAACACCAGTTCCGATCTCAGATCCTGGGCCTGATCAACTTTCTCAAAAGCGAGGGCGCGACGGTCCTGCTCACTTCACAAGCTGCCGCGTCGATGCCCGACGACGATCTGCAGTTTCTCGTCGATGCCGTCATAAACGTGAAAGCGGAGGCGGATCGTCGAACGATCCACGTCTCGAAGTTCCGTGGCTCCTCCGTCCGATCCGGTCACCACACGCTCCGGATCACCGACGATGGCATGCGAGTGTGGCCACGACTCGATCCCAACCGCCACGAGCGTGAGCACAATTCGACCAAACTCTCCTCGGGTGTTCCGGCACTGGACTCACTGTTGTCGGGTGGCCTCACCACTGGAACGATCACGTTTCTGAGCGGGCCGACAGGGGTCGGCAAGACAACGACTGGCCTCCAGTTCATGAAAGAGGCCGCAGGCAGAGGCCAGCGCTCGGTCCTATACAGCTTCGAAGAAGACCACAACACCCTCTTCGAGCGCGCGGAAGCCGTCAACATCCCGGTGACCGAAATGATCGACCGAGGGACGCTCAACGTAGAGGTGATCGGCCCCGAAGAACTCACGGTCGACGAGTTCACCCACCACATCCGATCGGAAGTCGAAGACAAAGACGCCGAAATCGTGATGATTGACGGGACCAGCGGGTTCGAGCAGTCGCTACGCGGCGTCGACGAAGACCCGATGCGGGACCTCGTCAAGGTCGGTCGCTACCTCCGCAACATGGGCGTGACCGGACTGGTGACGAACGAAGTCCACAACATCACCGGTGAGTTCCGCGCGACCGACCAAGGCATGAGCTATCTCGCTGACAGCATCGTCGTCCTACGCCATGTCGAATACAAGGGCTCGCTCCGGAAGGTGATCGGCGTCCTCAAGATGCGCACCAGCCAGTACGAAAACCAGCTCCGGGAACTGGAAATCACCGAACACGGCCTGCGGGTCGGGGACTCGCTGCCCGAACTCCGGGGGATTCTCACCGGCACACCGACCTGGGATGATGATGGAGACTGAGTCACGGACGGGAGTGGATAGCAATGGCGATGACTCCTGAAGCGGTACACGACTCCCCGGCCCGGGTCCTCCCGCTCATCGCGGATTCGGCCAATCGCCAGTTGCTCGAGAGATGGATCGACGACCACCCCTCCTACGAATCCGTGGACTTCTCGGGGGACATCGAGGACGCCGACTTCGATGTCTGTATCCTCGACAAGGGGGCGTTCCAGGAACACCTCGATGCGCTCCGTGCGAAGAAGACGGCGGCGGCCCCCGTTTTGCTTCCGTATCTCCTGTTGCTTCCGGAGTCCGGGGCGGATATCATCGAGTCGGATGCCGGTCAGCTAGCCGACAACGTGGTCACGGAAACGATCGACGAGATCGTCTCCCTGCCGATCCAGCAGGCCGAACTCAACTGGCGACTCGAGGCGTTGCTCCGACTCCGGAATCAGTCGCTCACCTTGCGAGAACGAGAGCACGAGCTCGAACGCCAAGTCGATCTCTTCGAGAAGGCGCAGGATATTGCGGACGTCGGAGCGTGGGAGTACGACGTCGAGGCTGAAGAGGGCTGGTGGACCGACGAGGTTCGCCGCATCCATGCGCTCCCGGACGACACGACGCCGTCCCCGGAGCTGAGCC is from Haloplanus salinarum and encodes:
- a CDS encoding DUF7351 domain-containing protein — its product is MTGASGEFPAEIDPQDAFQLFSHELRLEILFALWEAPEYALAFSEIQDAVDERDSGKFTYHLEQLTEQFVKEIEGRYVLQYAGHRVIDAIQSGVFHTSPTVSPVEAPGACTRCGTTPLFEYDEHLATVSCPDCETKRIEYPFDPGGFQGRSIEEAIETFDRRTTYKWRLASSGVCFVCAGRVSVTYTQTAADIETNDRYRTFFAADHPALFHLSCQNCSFYSYIPVGIRLLDNPVVGGQLATSGLDTTDQFLWEFPFVTDGECVTVQSRDPWEVTVEAPTPNGKLAVTLDADATVQSVTLEP
- a CDS encoding glutathione S-transferase C-terminal domain-containing protein, producing the protein MATGKLVDGTWVEAPERGHDDRGFDAWIGRTNGDGEPEYPAEPDRYHLYVSRACPWAHRVALTRRLKGLEDVISADIVDPLRRDNGWEFTPSKRTCTPDSVHGFEYLREIHTQADPGYTGRVTVPVLYDTATETIVNNESADIARMLDEAFDADATNDVDLSPPHKRGEIDAIIESIHDDINPGVYKAGFADTRDGYETAVRNPFDALEQWDSVLGVRRFLAGDQPTLADVFLFPTLYRFGAELRSERFLDGSPG
- a CDS encoding ATPase domain-containing protein, encoding MTPAITLDRVRRHIWRQSPSSYMSETNNKGQERVVTGIPGVDDILGGGYLPESATLVRGEPGSGKSIFSLHFLAAGLDTDETGLYINLGEPEDYIRDTARHFGFAIDAIEFLNLSASGDQFQGEETYTLFESGEVETPSLVESIRAEIQEINPDRVVVDPVTEFRYLAPDEHQFRSQILGLINFLKSEGATVLLTSQAAASMPDDDLQFLVDAVINVKAEADRRTIHVSKFRGSSVRSGHHTLRITDDGMRVWPRLDPNRHEREHNSTKLSSGVPALDSLLSGGLTTGTITFLSGPTGVGKTTTGLQFMKEAAGRGQRSVLYSFEEDHNTLFERAEAVNIPVTEMIDRGTLNVEVIGPEELTVDEFTHHIRSEVEDKDAEIVMIDGTSGFEQSLRGVDEDPMRDLVKVGRYLRNMGVTGLVTNEVHNITGEFRATDQGMSYLADSIVVLRHVEYKGSLRKVIGVLKMRTSQYENQLRELEITEHGLRVGDSLPELRGILTGTPTWDDDGD